A genomic region of Jeotgalibaca ciconiae contains the following coding sequences:
- a CDS encoding DUF2382 domain-containing protein — MKKKEDKNQSEEIIIKKKTVKEIKKIKVPIKKEELIVTERNQVKNKKGEIEWEEKTTTIPLKEEKVDVEVTPVEKEYIVVEKRETE, encoded by the coding sequence ATGAAGAAAAAAGAAGATAAAAACCAGTCCGAAGAAATCATCATCAAAAAGAAAACGGTGAAAGAGATAAAGAAAATAAAAGTACCCATTAAAAAAGAAGAGTTAATTGTAACAGAGAGAAATCAAGTGAAAAACAAAAAAGGTGAAATAGAGTGGGAAGAGAAAACGACTACCATTCCATTGAAGGAAGAAAAAGTGGACGTAGAAGTGACACCTGTTGAAAAAGAATACATTGTGGTGGAAAAAAGAGAAACAGAGTGA